In the genome of Oculatellaceae cyanobacterium, one region contains:
- a CDS encoding ACP phosphodiesterase has protein sequence MNWLAHIFLSAPTIESQLGNLLGDLVKSGDLYQLDPLVRDGVNRHYAIDKFTDSHIIFKNSKRRINQEYSRFAGILIDVFYDHFLAKNWQLYSGSIFSNFVMEVYNSFQSYQGNIPEYARQIIQQMIYEDWLTSYQSFDGVENALRRIDARIKSRRGNQISLVNAVKILEQEYFNIEQDFGSFFPELQRHMQNYR, from the coding sequence ATGAACTGGCTTGCTCACATCTTTTTGTCCGCACCAACAATTGAAAGTCAGCTAGGAAATCTATTAGGTGATTTAGTCAAAAGTGGCGATCTTTATCAATTAGATCCATTGGTGAGAGATGGGGTGAATCGGCATTATGCGATCGATAAATTTACGGATAGTCATATAATTTTTAAAAATAGTAAAAGAAGAATTAATCAGGAGTATAGTAGGTTTGCTGGAATATTAATAGATGTCTTCTACGATCACTTTCTGGCAAAAAATTGGCAGTTATATTCTGGCAGTATTTTCTCTAATTTTGTAATGGAAGTATACAACTCATTTCAAAGCTATCAAGGAAATATTCCAGAGTACGCTAGGCAAATTATCCAACAAATGATTTATGAAGATTGGTTAACGAGTTATCAGTCTTTTGACGGCGTAGAAAATGCTTTAAGAAGAATCGACGCTCGAATTAAAAGCCGTAGGGGTAATCAAATTAGTCTTGTTAATGCTGTCAAAATACTCGAACAAGAGTATTTTAATATCGAACAGGACTTTGGCTCTTTTTTCCCAGAGTTACAGCGTCATATGCAAAATTATAGATAA
- a CDS encoding SMI1/KNR4 family protein — MIDSIQKLKENIISTGSLERHLAGCTEEEILWIEKKYGGIFPESYKDIISLIGYDAGYLIDDNQWFFFVDQILQFLDDSKEANEEGILAGEKVNYFPDKFWPIFTIYYEDIHFIYMNGGVDCPVYIYETSEEPIIKLGWKSVWEWLDEIFRELSSYYRISSSLRRRANYNRINIHST; from the coding sequence ATGATAGATTCAATTCAAAAATTAAAAGAGAATATAATTTCGACAGGATCTTTAGAGAGACATTTAGCAGGATGCACTGAAGAAGAAATTTTATGGATAGAGAAAAAATATGGTGGAATTTTTCCAGAATCTTACAAAGATATTATTTCTTTAATTGGATATGATGCAGGATATTTAATAGATGACAATCAATGGTTTTTCTTTGTCGATCAAATATTGCAATTTCTTGATGATTCTAAAGAAGCTAATGAAGAAGGGATATTAGCAGGAGAAAAAGTGAATTATTTTCCTGATAAATTTTGGCCTATTTTTACGATTTACTATGAAGATATTCATTTTATTTATATGAATGGAGGAGTAGATTGTCCTGTATATATATATGAAACATCTGAGGAACCCATAATTAAGCTTGGGTGGAAATCAGTTTGGGAGTGGTTAGATGAAATCTTTAGAGAATTGTCGTCTTATTACAGGATTAGCTCGTCACTCAGAAGAAGAGCTAATTATAATCGTATTAATATTCACTCTACTTGA
- the ltrA gene encoding group II intron reverse transcriptase/maturase: MSNTLSNQTVEWSKVNWRKLEIRVYKLQKRIFRASSRGDIKAVRRLQKTLMRSWSGKMLSVRRVTQDNQGKKTAGVDGVKSLTPVQRLALVKKLELKGKAMPTRRVWIDKPGTTEKRPLGIPTMHDRGLQALVKLALEPEWEARFEPNSYGFRPGRSCHDAVQAIFNAIKHKAKYVLDADIAKCFDRINHGELLKKLNTFPTLKRQIKSWLKSGVMDGKQLFPTSKGTPQGGVISPLLANIALHGMEERIKQVAETLPGNKYKNRKSLSLIRYADDFVILHEDITVVQRCSEIISEWLNGMGLELKPSKTRLAHTLYEHEGQSAGFNFLGFNIRQYPVGKYNTGCNGNGKPLGFKTLIKPSREKIKVHYDRIAEVIEQHKTASQTALIAHLNPIIRGWANYYRTFISKETFSALKSLVYNKLQSWAKRRHPNKSGEWVAKKYWQTIGGDNWVFATRQLGKKPLRLLKHTETEIIRHVKVKGDASPYDGNLIYWARPELVV, encoded by the coding sequence ATGTCTAATACGCTGAGTAATCAGACGGTGGAATGGAGCAAGGTCAACTGGCGTAAGCTAGAAATCCGTGTTTATAAGCTGCAAAAAAGAATATTCAGAGCCTCTAGTCGTGGTGATATTAAAGCAGTTCGCAGACTCCAAAAGACTTTGATGAGGTCGTGGTCAGGGAAGATGCTGTCAGTGCGTCGCGTGACACAAGATAACCAGGGCAAAAAGACGGCTGGAGTTGACGGGGTAAAATCCTTAACTCCCGTACAAAGGCTGGCACTGGTGAAAAAGCTTGAGCTAAAGGGGAAAGCCATGCCCACTCGTAGGGTATGGATAGATAAACCAGGGACAACTGAAAAGCGTCCTCTTGGTATTCCCACTATGCACGACAGGGGGCTTCAGGCGTTAGTCAAACTAGCACTTGAACCGGAGTGGGAAGCAAGATTTGAACCCAACTCCTATGGATTCCGACCAGGGCGCTCATGCCACGATGCAGTCCAAGCAATCTTTAATGCAATTAAGCATAAAGCTAAATACGTACTTGATGCTGACATTGCTAAATGCTTTGACCGAATTAATCACGGGGAACTTCTCAAAAAATTAAATACATTCCCGACACTTAAACGCCAGATTAAGTCATGGCTCAAGTCGGGGGTGATGGATGGAAAACAACTGTTCCCCACATCTAAGGGTACGCCACAAGGTGGGGTCATTTCCCCCTTACTAGCGAATATTGCCCTTCACGGGATGGAAGAACGGATAAAACAGGTAGCGGAAACGCTACCAGGTAATAAATATAAGAATCGTAAATCTTTAAGCCTAATCCGTTACGCCGATGACTTCGTGATACTGCACGAAGACATAACCGTTGTCCAAAGATGTTCTGAAATTATCTCCGAATGGTTAAATGGCATGGGTCTAGAATTGAAACCAAGTAAAACGCGCCTTGCCCATACTCTGTATGAACATGAGGGGCAAAGCGCAGGGTTTAACTTCCTGGGATTTAATATCAGGCAGTACCCAGTTGGAAAATATAACACGGGTTGTAATGGCAATGGGAAACCACTTGGATTCAAGACACTCATCAAACCCAGCAGAGAAAAGATCAAGGTACACTATGACCGGATTGCTGAGGTAATAGAACAACATAAAACAGCTTCACAAACTGCGTTGATAGCCCATTTGAACCCAATCATTAGAGGGTGGGCTAACTATTACCGAACATTCATTAGCAAAGAGACATTCTCGGCGCTTAAATCTTTGGTGTACAACAAATTACAAAGCTGGGCAAAACGCCGCCACCCTAACAAATCAGGGGAATGGGTAGCCAAGAAATATTGGCAAACTATAGGCGGTGATAATTGGGTATTCGCAACCAGGCAGTTAGGGAAAAAACCACTGCGGTTACTAAAGCATACGGAAACTGAAATAATTCGTCATGTAAAGGTTAAAGGCGATGCCAGTCCTTATGATGGCAACCTAATTTACTGGGCGCGACCTGAACTGGTCGTTTAG
- a CDS encoding reverse transcriptase domain-containing protein, giving the protein MVSSLTTNGLKRQQKDWSQVNWNKVNKLVRNLRQRIFRARKLGDFRKLRSLQKLMLRSYANLLLSVRRITQTNQGKATAGIDKEVVNTPEQRVILANNWDGGNLKPARRVEIPKSNGKKRPLGIPTVRDRIEQAIVKNSLEPEWEAVFEEHSYGFRPGRSCQDAIQQSFNRLQKGRDTWVLEADIKGFFDNIAHESILNMMGNFPKKELTKGWLKAGFVFKGKLNPTEQGTPQGGVISPLLANIGLHGLETFIKATNPKLGVVRYADDFIITARDKHTLEIARTLIQAWMSERNLELSAEKTVITSMEDGFDFLGYNCRHYDGKLLIKPSKKKVLVKKSKT; this is encoded by the coding sequence ATGGTGTCATCACTGACAACAAACGGACTAAAGAGACAGCAAAAAGACTGGAGCCAGGTCAACTGGAATAAAGTTAATAAGCTTGTCAGAAACCTACGTCAAAGAATCTTTCGCGCGAGAAAACTTGGTGACTTCCGTAAGTTAAGAAGCTTGCAGAAGTTAATGCTACGGAGCTACGCAAACTTACTGTTATCGGTTCGACGCATCACTCAAACTAATCAAGGTAAAGCAACGGCAGGAATTGATAAAGAGGTCGTCAATACCCCAGAGCAGCGAGTGATTCTGGCAAATAACTGGGATGGGGGCAATCTCAAACCAGCCCGAAGGGTAGAGATACCAAAATCCAACGGAAAGAAAAGACCGCTCGGAATCCCAACCGTGCGAGACAGAATCGAACAGGCAATAGTCAAGAATTCACTAGAACCTGAATGGGAAGCCGTATTTGAGGAACACTCTTATGGTTTCCGACCGGGAAGAAGTTGTCAAGATGCCATACAACAAAGCTTCAATAGATTGCAAAAAGGCAGAGACACCTGGGTTCTAGAAGCCGACATCAAGGGATTCTTCGACAACATCGCCCATGAATCCATCCTGAACATGATGGGTAACTTCCCCAAAAAGGAACTCACCAAAGGATGGTTAAAAGCGGGGTTTGTGTTCAAGGGTAAATTAAATCCTACGGAACAAGGCACACCACAGGGTGGCGTGATATCACCATTACTTGCCAACATCGGTTTGCATGGCTTAGAAACCTTTATAAAAGCCACCAATCCGAAACTTGGCGTGGTGCGATATGCCGATGATTTTATCATCACGGCTAGAGACAAACATACTCTCGAAATTGCCCGAACCCTGATTCAAGCATGGATGTCAGAAAGAAATCTTGAATTAAGCGCTGAGAAGACAGTAATCACGTCAATGGAAGATGGCTTCGACTTCTTGGGATACAATTGCCGACACTATGATGGAAAACTCCTCATCAAACCGTCCAAAAAGAAGGTACTAGTGAAGAAATCAAAAACCTGA
- a CDS encoding group II intron maturase-specific domain-containing protein — protein MLRGFANYYKGVVSKEIFSYISHRVWQYLWRWAKRRHPNKNTTWVRKRYFKTVKGNQWSFACTTRDRRSKDKELVLYQIASTPIERHIKVKGNASPDNSSLKEYWKKRHQKLGKTRFDKVSKLYEIAGNQEWKCPICDDPLFNGEEIETHHIVPVAEGGTDDVANLQHLHKACHKQVHKTQVKPRLK, from the coding sequence ATTCTCAGGGGTTTTGCCAACTACTACAAAGGGGTAGTGAGTAAAGAAATCTTCAGCTATATCTCACATCGAGTATGGCAATACCTTTGGCGTTGGGCAAAGCGTAGACACCCCAACAAAAACACAACATGGGTTCGCAAGCGATACTTCAAAACTGTAAAGGGTAATCAATGGTCATTCGCCTGTACCACAAGAGACAGACGGAGTAAGGATAAAGAACTCGTCCTTTACCAAATCGCATCTACTCCCATTGAACGCCATATAAAGGTCAAAGGTAACGCTAGCCCTGATAACTCCTCGTTAAAAGAATACTGGAAAAAACGCCATCAGAAGCTTGGGAAAACCCGCTTCGATAAAGTTTCCAAACTTTATGAAATAGCAGGAAACCAGGAATGGAAATGTCCCATCTGTGACGACCCACTATTTAACGGAGAGGAAATCGAAACCCATCACATAGTACCTGTGGCAGAAGGTGGAACAGACGACGTGGCAAACCTTCAGCACCTACATAAAGCTTGTCATAAGCAGGTACATAAAACCCAAGTTAAACCTCGCTTGAAGTAA
- a CDS encoding HNH endonuclease signature motif containing protein, which translates to MGKNPEVPKTVATLLKSQKGKCAHCKLHFTEQSVMEVDHIIPKSKGGRNEYKNLQLLHRHCHDKKTANDGSYGTKSDCNSVKPTPVKSGKRGINDNDLITEEPCEVKVSSTVLKTSGSREGIA; encoded by the coding sequence ATGGGTAAAAACCCTGAAGTGCCTAAAACAGTGGCAACACTTCTGAAGTCACAGAAAGGGAAATGCGCTCACTGCAAACTGCATTTTACAGAACAATCGGTGATGGAAGTTGACCATATTATTCCTAAGTCAAAAGGCGGGAGGAATGAATATAAAAACTTGCAATTACTTCACCGTCATTGCCACGATAAAAAGACTGCTAATGATGGCAGTTATGGTACAAAATCTGACTGCAACAGTGTCAAACCTACGCCCGTCAAATCGGGTAAAAGAGGTATCAATGACAATGACCTTATTACTGAGGAGCCGTGTGAGGTGAAAGTCTCAAGCACGGTTTTGAAGACGAGCGGTTCTCGTGAGGGAATCGCTTAG
- a CDS encoding ankyrin repeat domain-containing protein, with the protein MSQLNSAIRAGDVAKVRQLITNSHANLKETFGTIALAQAADLGHLEIIQVLIEVGAEVNDEDRVLYPHEIPLARAASQGHLQVVQVLLDAGAEVNIPVQDPEYWTPLMCAVNNGNIKVVKLLVDAGANVDEIRGGGNFALMIAAHSKNWEIFEFLAPLTNSILRQEAEKVF; encoded by the coding sequence ATGTCTCAACTTAATTCAGCAATTAGGGCTGGTGATGTAGCAAAGGTGCGCCAACTTATTACAAATAGTCACGCAAATTTGAAAGAGACATTTGGCACAATAGCTTTAGCCCAGGCTGCTGATTTAGGGCATTTAGAAATCATTCAAGTTTTGATTGAAGTAGGAGCCGAGGTAAATGATGAAGATCGAGTACTGTATCCACATGAAATTCCTTTAGCAAGAGCAGCTTCTCAAGGACATCTGCAAGTTGTTCAAGTGTTGCTTGACGCTGGGGCTGAAGTAAACATACCTGTCCAAGATCCAGAATATTGGACACCTTTAATGTGTGCTGTTAATAATGGAAACATCAAGGTTGTAAAGCTATTAGTTGATGCTGGTGCAAACGTTGATGAAATTAGAGGCGGTGGGAACTTTGCCTTAATGATTGCTGCCCACTCGAAGAATTGGGAAATTTTTGAATTTCTCGCCCCTTTAACCAACTCCATACTAAGGCAGGAAGCCGAAAAAGTTTTTTAG
- a CDS encoding pentapeptide repeat-containing protein: MRMTATKLLEKYSTGERDFSFVSLTGLVNFAGECLIDINFSHANLSEARLSGADLSWANLTGADLSQTDLNKAVLIETNLSGADLTGANTKDILFCRTIMPYGDIKSDRTRVITTQQLLERYEKGDRRFPGVVIPRADLRDRDLRGINLSHREVMKILKYPPYLPYANLSGANLEESNLRGVNLRGANLSGANLSDAILKGANLTNANLRGANLFRTNIEGVNFTGADLTGAEIIENCLYWLTFFHNTTLPNGEIIVGPISYSD; encoded by the coding sequence ATGAGGATGACTGCTACTAAACTGCTGGAGAAGTATTCTACTGGGGAAAGAGATTTTAGTTTTGTCAGTTTGACTGGTTTGGTCAATTTTGCTGGCGAATGTTTGATTGATATCAATTTTAGCCATGCCAACTTGAGTGAAGCTAGGTTGTCTGGAGCCGATTTAAGTTGGGCTAATTTGACTGGGGCTGATTTGTCCCAGACCGATTTGAATAAGGCTGTTTTGATTGAAACCAATTTGAGTGGAGCCGATTTGACTGGGGCTAATACAAAAGATATCTTATTTTGTCGAACGATTATGCCCTATGGGGATATAAAAAGCGATCGCACTCGCGTAATTACTACGCAACAACTTCTCGAACGCTATGAGAAAGGAGATAGGAGATTTCCTGGTGTAGTTATACCTCGTGCTGACTTGAGGGATAGAGACTTACGTGGTATTAATCTGTCCCATCGTGAAGTTATGAAGATCCTTAAGTACCCACCCTATCTCCCCTACGCTAACTTGAGCGGAGCCAACTTGGAAGAAAGCAATTTGAGGGGTGTGAACTTAAGAGGAGCCAATCTTAGTGGTGCGAATTTGTCGGATGCAATTCTCAAAGGTGCAAACCTTACTAATGCCAATTTGAGAGGAGCTAATCTGTTTAGAACCAATATTGAAGGTGTTAACTTTACTGGAGCAGATCTCACTGGGGCTGAAATTATTGAAAACTGTCTTTATTGGTTGACTTTCTTCCACAATACCACTCTGCCCAACGGAGAAATTATTGTTGGCCCGATTAGCTACAGCGATTGA
- a CDS encoding pentapeptide repeat-containing protein: protein MTVEELLQRYGKGERDFCNVNLHGAILEDTELPGINLSGAILFWAKLNRANLREANLSEANLGSTQLYDVDLSGANLSGAAISDADLKRANLTGANLTRVDFADSALAEVNLTNAQVTGANFGVPYLPGANLTNVDLSSVYIDLPGGINNPRVAGAIFCNTTMPDGSVI, encoded by the coding sequence ATGACTGTTGAGGAACTGTTGCAACGTTATGGTAAAGGGGAGAGAGATTTCTGTAACGTCAATCTGCATGGAGCTATATTGGAAGACACTGAATTGCCGGGAATTAATTTGAGTGGGGCAATTCTGTTTTGGGCTAAGTTGAATAGAGCTAACTTGAGAGAAGCTAATCTGAGTGAAGCCAATTTGGGTAGTACTCAACTTTATGACGTTGATTTGAGTGGAGCCAACTTGAGTGGAGCCGCCATCTCTGATGCTGATCTAAAGAGAGCTAATCTGACTGGAGCTAATTTGACCAGAGTCGATTTTGCTGATTCGGCGTTAGCGGAAGTCAACCTGACCAATGCTCAAGTGACCGGAGCTAACTTTGGCGTTCCTTATCTGCCAGGAGCTAACTTGACCAATGTTGACTTGAGTAGTGTTTACATCGATCTGCCTGGTGGAATCAATAATCCTAGAGTTGCTGGAGCTATATTCTGTAACACTACTATGCCTGACGGAAGCGTTATTTAG